The proteins below come from a single Candidozyma auris chromosome 3, complete sequence genomic window:
- a CDS encoding mRNA splicing protein SMB1, with amino-acid sequence MAMSFTVNKNTKLADLIHYRLKVTTIDGRSYVGQLLAFDKHMNLVLADTEEARVTKKSYQELAKNKVDGQVKVNEDKRFLGLIVLRGEQVVGFTIQTGPTTEMKKRFNQLKQGKGVSRPLKTPVSQKPKLQGPTKK; translated from the coding sequence ATGGCCATGTCATTCACtgtcaacaaaaacaccaAACTAGCAGACCTTATACATTATCGACTCAAGGTCACTACAATCGATGGACGGTCTTACGTTGGCCAGCTCTTAGCATTCGATAAACACATGAATCTAGTTCTTGCAGACACTGAGGAAGCAAGGGTAACGAAGAAACTGTACCAAGAACTAGCTAAAAATAAAGTGGATGGACAGGTCAAGGTGAACGAAGATAAGAGGTTTCTTGGTCTCATTGTGTTGCGAGGAGAACAGGTGGTGGGCTTTACCATTCAGACTGGTCCTACAAcagaaatgaaaaagaggtTCAACCAACTAAAACAAGGTAAAGGAGTTTCCAGGCCGTTGAAGACACCCGTAAGCCAAAAGCCTAAACTACAGGGCCCTACAAAGAAGTGA
- the CLG1 gene encoding Clg1p, with the protein MYSSNIGTAGHRPTASYSGYQYSSQYKSMPAGQFQQPSMPYQHQHHNSMSIGGTGYYSGSMGQAPPPYVPVQAAPLAPPALQPVAAPAPAPAPPSSSGGINAVLEYEPNDMAAFLCWCAFGMLNQNRNPSKDFEKMVVSILYATRLPKSSIIIALEYMNQRFSTAPPLGHMSEQEIFVKLVVSLVLANKFNDDNTFTNRSWCGATGLQIEVINAEEATWLREVKWQLNVVKFRDNICTLEECWKTWLDKYSATQSSKSYNSPAMSSDGIFGSSSIPSSPVYHSSASSTYNSVSPTDHSPSKYSQEPLWASGYYYRPSYPPQQSIWAHTPTQYQYMTQHEPIMSGVNYFGYTNPYYACNMASC; encoded by the coding sequence ATGTACTCATCCAACATCGGCACTGCCGGCCACAGACCCACGGCGCTGTACTCGGGCTACCAGTATTCGTCCCAGTACAAATCCATGCCTGCTGGCCAGTTTCAGCAGCCTCTGATGCCGTACCAACATCAGCACCATAACCTGATGTCTATAGGCGGCACGGGCTATTACTCGGGTTCGATGGGTCAAGCTCCACCTCCTTATGTGCCAGTGCAAGCTGCCCCGTTGGCTCCTCCGGCGCTCCAGCCAGTTGCTGCTCCCGCACCTGCGCCAGCTCCTCCATCGTCTTCCGGAGGCATCAACGCGGTGTTGGAGTACGAGCCTAATGACATGGcagcttttctttgctgGTGTGCGTTTGGAATGCTTAACCAGAACAGAAACCCTTCGAAGGACTTCGAAAAGATGGTTGTGTCGATCTTGTACGCCACTCGCTTGCCAAAGTCCTCCATCATCATTGCTCTAGAGTATATGAACCAGCGTTTCTCCACTGCTCCTCCTCTCGGCCACATGTCTGAGCAGGAAATCTTTGTCAAGTTGGTTGTGTCTTTGGTTTTGGCcaacaagttcaacgaCGACAACACCTTCACGAATAGGTCGTGGTGCGGTGCCACGGGTCTTCAGATCGAGGTGATCAACgctgaagaagcaactTGGCTTCGTGAGGTGAAGTGGCAGTTGAATGTGGTGAAGTTCAGAGATAACATCTGCACCTTGGAAGAGTGCTGGAAGACGTGGTTGGACAAGTATTCCGCCACCCAGTCTTCTAAGTCCTACAACTCTCCAGCGATGTCTTCAGATGGCATTTTCGGCTCATCTTCCATTCCTTCTTCGCCTGTGTATCATTCATCGGCCTCGTCCACCTACAACAGTGTGTCCCCAACAGAccattctccttcaaagtaTTCCCAAGAACCCTTGTGGGCTCTGGGTTACTACTACCGTCCGCTGTACCCACCACAGCAGTCCATTTGGGCGCACACACCAACGCAATATCAGTATATGACCCAGCATGAACCAATAATGTCTGGAGTCAATTACTTTGGCTACACCAATCCTTATTATGCCTGCAACATGGCTTCATGTTAA
- the YPT31 gene encoding Rab family GTPase, which produces MSDNTDDYSYDYEYLYKIVLIGDSGVGKSNLLSRFTRDEFNLESRSTIGVEFATRTLEIDGKRVKAQIWDTAGQERYRAITSAYYRGAVGALIVYDISKTESYESVSRWLKELKEHADANIVIELVGNKSDLDHLRAIPTDEAKSFATENSLLFTEASALSSDNVDLSFHQLLKNIYEMISKNQLDNDERSSAVRPSGGPTISLTPAPQEKKSKNNSNCC; this is translated from the coding sequence ATGAGCGATAACACGGACGACTACTCGTACGATTACGAATACTTATACAAGATTGTGTTGATTGGAGACTCTGGAGTGGGTAAGAGTAACTTGTTATCGCGTTTCACGAGAGACGAGTTCAACTTGGAATCCCGCTCGACGATCGGCGTCGAATTTGCCACGAGAACTTTGGAAATCGATGGCAAGAGAGTTAAAGCGCAGATCTGGGACACTGCGGGCCAGGAGAGGTACCGTGCAATCACCTCGGCGTACTATAGGGGCGCTGTGGGTGCCTTGATCGTGTACGACATTTCCAAGACGGAATCGTACGAGTCTGTGTCAAGATggttgaaggagttgaaggagcaCGCTGACGCCAACATCGTCATCGAGTTGGTGGGCAACAAACTGGACTTGGACCACTTGCGTGCGATCCCAACTGACGAGGCTAAGAGCTTCGCAACGGAGAACAGTCTTTTGTTTACGGAAGCTTCGGCACTTTCGTCTGATAACGTGGATTTGTCTTTCCACCAGTTATTGAAGAACATATACGAGATGATAAGCAAGAATCAGTTGGACAACGACGAGCGCTCGTCGGCGGTGAGGCCCTCAGGCGGCCCCACCATCAGCTTGACCCCAGCGcctcaagaaaagaagagcaagaacAACTCCAACTGTTGCTAA